In the genome of Thermoproteus tenax Kra 1, the window GCTAGCAAGACCGGCTACTCCAAGCTATCTTGCCCCATAGATCTGAGGAGACTACACGAGCTCAGGGGTAGGGTTGATGCAGTGATGGTGGGGGCTGGCACAGTCAGAGTAGACAACCCGCGGCTCACAGTCAGATACGCTCAGGGCAAGAACCCTGTCAGAGTCGTCGTCGACGGAGCCTTGTCGCTCTCCCCTGAGATGAGGGTCTTCGACAACTCTGCGCCGACTATACTCTTGACGACCGAGAGGGCTCCTCAAGAGAAGGTCGACGTCTTCGCTAGAAAGGGCGTCAGAGTGGTACAGTTCCCGGGCGACTCAGTGCCGCTGAGGGAGGCCCTCGAGATGTTGTACAAGGAAGGAGTCAAGACGGTCCTAGTCGAGGGAGGCGGCCACGTGAACTGGCAGATCCTAAGCCAGTGTCTCGCGGACGAGCTCATTATAACTGTGACTCCCTACGCCTTTGGCGCCGGAACTTCGCTTCTTGAGGGACAAGGCTACGCTGATACTGAGTCGGCCCCGTTCAAGCTGAGGCTGATATCGGCTGAGGTGTGCGAGTGCGGGCAGGAGGTCGTCCTAAGGTATAAGGTTGAGTGTAAACATTAGTTTACACAAAAAATTTATTTGAATAAACTGAGGTTGATAAT includes:
- a CDS encoding 2,5-diamino-6-(ribosylamino)-4(3H)-pyrimidinone 5'-phosphate reductase — encoded protein: MRPYVYLVAAVTIDGRIASKTGYSKLSCPIDLRRLHELRGRVDAVMVGAGTVRVDNPRLTVRYAQGKNPVRVVVDGALSLSPEMRVFDNSAPTILLTTERAPQEKVDVFARKGVRVVQFPGDSVPLREALEMLYKEGVKTVLVEGGGHVNWQILSQCLADELIITVTPYAFGAGTSLLEGQGYADTESAPFKLRLISAEVCECGQEVVLRYKVECKH